The Haemophilus parainfluenzae DNA segment GGCGTTAGCTACAAGCTCAAACCACTCTCTCGCTCTAAATGTCTCTGTTGTTTTTCCTGTTGGTGCTGTTTTTCTCGCTCCATTCGCTCTTGAGCCGCTTTATATGCCCCTTGAGCCTTAATTTTTTTCACAAATCCTAAGCTCCGCATTTTTATTTCAGGGTTGTCAGCTTGATATTTGGCAATCTTCTCGTTAATTGGCTCTAGCGTTTTCTGTTCGTATGCTTTTATTTTTTGGCTATACTCGGCTAATTCTTGGCTTTTAGCATTCCGTTGCTCTGCTGTATGTTTGTATTCATCTTCAAGCTCTTTTTTCTTTGCTTTTTGCTCTTTAGTTTCCCATAAACCGAGAAAACCCTGATTTTTATCTGTGAGTTTGTTATATTCCCCCTGAATACGCTGTAAATCCTTGTCGTATTGCGTGATCTCTACTTCCATTCCGTCCCGCTTTTCTTGGGCTTTAACGTATTTTTCTATTTGAGGTAGCCATTCATCAATTAAAAACTGATCAAAATCTGCTTGAGAAAGCCCCTGAATGCGATTTTGAGGCACTTTTTCTTCTTGAGCGTGTATTTTACTGTCTTTTTCTTTTTCGTTGCTTAAATCGTGTTTTAGGGCACTTTCCGATAATTTAGAAAACGCAGCTGCGAATTTGGATTCATATTTGCCCATTCCTTGAGCCTGTTTTTCTTCGATTTTCTTCAAGTAGGATTTTTCTTTGTTAATTTCTTGCCCTTTAAGTGCAAGCTCTTGCACGATTTGGCGTTCTTCTTGCTCTAATCGGTTCAATTCTTGCCACGTTACCCTGTCAATTCTTGCTCTTGGGGCTTGCTCTATGCCTTGTTCCTTGTAGCTACGTTCGTCAATTCGTGCGGCATATCCGTATTGCTCTAAGGCTTGATTAGCTTGCTCTCTCCACGTTTTTCGGACAGATTGGATAAACTCACGATCTCGAAAATCTGCCGTTTTCATCGCTCCGCCCTTTTCTGGGGATTTAGTATTAGCACGTTTAAAAAACTGCTCGGCTGTACGGTCTATGCCGTCAAGTTGGCGTTCTGAAAATATCAAATGACAATGGGGATTATGATTATTTTTATCGGTATGGATAGCGAAAGAGTAGGGTAGTTTATTGCTACCGCTATCAACCGTATTTTCTATGAAAGAACTTACTAATTTTTGCTGTTGTTCTAGGGTTAATTCTCTAGGTAAAGCAAATTCAATTTCAGTACAAACTCGGGCATTAGCTCGCTCGTAAATATCTGACAATCGCCAAAATTCTTGCGGATTATCTTCGGCAAATTTTGGCATATTGCCATAGCCTGAAAACTGTAAATCATCTAACCGCTTTGAGTATTTATCATTGCGGTTGATGTAGTCGTTTTTGGCTTGAGCTGATTGCCCTTTGCTTTTACTGCAATAGCGAACGTTTAAATGATAGATTGCCATAGTGTTGAGTATTGCGAAACGGTCAAGCGGTACGCTTGCCCACCAGTTTCTCGCAGAGAAACTGATAAGTGGGCATTACGTTATTTTAACGTAATGAACAGAACACTTGCAAGCCTAGCACCTACTGAATAAAATAACGATAATTTCTAACTATATAAAGGGGCTAGTATGGCAAGCGAAAAACTTACAAGATTGGAACAGCAACAAGCAGATTTACAACGCAAGCAGGACGAAATCAAAGCGAAAATTCGTGCGATTAAGTCAAAAGAACAAGCAGAAAAGCGTAAGAAAGCTACGCATTACAAGGTTTTATTAGGGGCTTTTTGGCTAAATGAAATAATAAATAACCCTCTTTTAGATGTAGATAGAAACTTCCCTAAGTTGCGTAAATTTATCAATGATGACAAGAAATTTGATGAATTGAGTGCATTTATCAATGAAGAAATTGAAAAAGGTAAAAAATAACTGTGAGCGAAATAGTAACAATCATTTTTTACAATGTATTGATATTGTCTTTTATTGCTATAAGTGTTTATGTTTACCTGAAATGGCAACATAAAAAACGGATTGATAGAATGTTAGATGAGATGGAAAAATCTTATTCAAAATTTGCCGATCACAAAGCAAACGAAAGAATGCAAAAAAGGATTGATGAGTACGATAAAAGACACCCACTCAAAGCATTTAAACGGAAATTTAAAGATAAAATTAAATGGCTTTTATAGGCTACCGCCCTACGCCTAACGGCTTCGGTTGCT contains these protein-coding regions:
- a CDS encoding MobA/MobL family protein, whose translation is MAIYHLNVRYCSKSKGQSAQAKNDYINRNDKYSKRLDDLQFSGYGNMPKFAEDNPQEFWRLSDIYERANARVCTEIEFALPRELTLEQQQKLVSSFIENTVDSGSNKLPYSFAIHTDKNNHNPHCHLIFSERQLDGIDRTAEQFFKRANTKSPEKGGAMKTADFRDREFIQSVRKTWREQANQALEQYGYAARIDERSYKEQGIEQAPRARIDRVTWQELNRLEQEERQIVQELALKGQEINKEKSYLKKIEEKQAQGMGKYESKFAAAFSKLSESALKHDLSNEKEKDSKIHAQEEKVPQNRIQGLSQADFDQFLIDEWLPQIEKYVKAQEKRDGMEVEITQYDKDLQRIQGEYNKLTDKNQGFLGLWETKEQKAKKKELEDEYKHTAEQRNAKSQELAEYSQKIKAYEQKTLEPINEKIAKYQADNPEIKMRSLGFVKKIKAQGAYKAAQERMEREKQHQQEKQQRHLERESGLSL